From Actinomyces slackii, a single genomic window includes:
- the pgsA gene encoding phosphatidylinositol phosphate synthase translates to MLGQHGRGLSTALFTRPALALARAGVTPNMLTVAGTVLTVGAAVSTLPQGRFLLAPPLLAALLAADSCDGILARATGRTSQFGAFLDSTMDRLADGAIFGSLIVWAALHLADGALRTTTVSLGVVCVVLVAAVPYARARAESIGATASVGIAERTDRLVIIGVAILAVGLGAPAWVLSAGLALVAAASAVTVIQRIVVVRSQALAQERAGAMPGGERA, encoded by the coding sequence GTTCACCCGGCCCGCCCTGGCCCTGGCCAGGGCGGGGGTCACCCCCAACATGCTCACCGTGGCCGGCACGGTGCTGACGGTGGGCGCGGCCGTGTCCACCCTGCCCCAGGGGCGGTTCCTCCTGGCGCCCCCGCTGCTGGCCGCGCTGCTGGCCGCCGACTCATGCGACGGGATTCTCGCCCGCGCCACCGGACGGACCTCGCAGTTCGGCGCCTTCCTGGACTCGACCATGGACCGCCTGGCCGACGGCGCGATCTTCGGCTCCCTCATCGTGTGGGCCGCACTCCACCTGGCCGACGGCGCCCTGCGCACCACGACGGTGAGCCTGGGGGTGGTCTGCGTCGTCCTGGTCGCAGCCGTCCCCTATGCCAGGGCGCGGGCGGAGTCCATCGGAGCCACCGCCTCGGTGGGCATCGCCGAGCGCACCGATCGGCTTGTCATCATCGGCGTCGCGATCCTGGCGGTCGGACTGGGCGCGCCGGCCTGGGTGCTCAGCGCGGGACTGGCCCTGGTGGCCGCGGCCAGCGCCGTGACGGTGATCCAGCGCATCGTCGTCGTGCGCTCCCAGGCCCTGGCCCAGGAGCGCGCCGGGGCGATGCCAGGCGGGGAGCGGGCATGA